The Rhinopithecus roxellana isolate Shanxi Qingling chromosome 13, ASM756505v1, whole genome shotgun sequence genome contains a region encoding:
- the BPIFA2 gene encoding BPI fold-containing family A member 2: MLQLWKLVLLCGVLTGTSESLLGNLGSDLSNVVDELKPILQDGLETVDNTLKDVLEKLKVDLGVLQKSSAWQLAKQKAQEPEKLWNNVISKLLPTNTNTLGLKISDSLILDVKAEPIDDGKGLNLSFPVTANVTAALPIIGQIINLQASLDLLTAVSIETDPQTHQSVAVLGECASDPTSISLSLLDNHSQIINNVVNRVTNTLKSTISFLVQKEICPLIRIFLHSLDVEFIQQIIDNLQQETQLQTHI, encoded by the exons ATGCTTCAGCTTTGGAAACTTGTTCTCCTATGCGGCGTGCTCACTGGGACCTCCGAGTCTCTTCTTGGCAATCTTGGCAGTGACCTAAGCAATGTCGTGGATGAGCTGAAACCTATTCTTCAGGATGGACTTGAGACAGTTGACAATACTCTTAAAG ATGTCCTTGAGAAACTGAAGGTCGACCTAGGGGTGCTTCAGAAATCCAGTGCTTGGCAACTGGCCAAGCAGAAGGCCCAGGAACCTGAGAAATTGTGGAACAATGTCATTTCTAAGCTGCTTCCAACTAATACGAACACTTTGGG GTTGAAAATCAGCGACTCCCTCATCCTGGATGTCAAAGCTGAACCAATCGATGATGGCAAAGGCCTTAACCTGAGCTTCCCTGTCACCGCGAATGTCACTGCGGCCTT GCCCATCATTGGCCAGATTATCAACCTGCAAGCTTCCTTGGACCTCCTGACTGCAGTCAGCATTGAAACTGATCCCCAGACACATCAGTCTGTTGCCGTCCTGGGAGAATGCGCCAGTGACCCAACCAGCATCTCACTTTCCTTGCTGGACAA CCACAGCCAAATCATCAACAACGTCGTGAATAGAGTGACCAACACACTGAAAAGCACCATATCCTTCCTGGTGCAGAAGGAG ATATGCCCACTGATCCGCATCTTCCTCCACTCCCTGGATGTGGAATTCATTCAGCAGATCATTG